In Bacillus cereus ATCC 14579, a single window of DNA contains:
- a CDS encoding N-acetylmuramoyl-L-alanine amidase — protein MKYKAIAAGLLAAHLLAHPISSLAETKKFPDVSDSAWSKDAIYYLVERNVINGMPDGNFMPYGNLTRAQAAKIIATAIGAKVDPNAKPSYNDAKNSWAASFIAAMEKENIIKGREPGVFDPEGKVTRAEMAAMLVRAYNLKSKVTGPVPTKFADLENHWGKEEVNILVELKLSLGTENGWKPNDSITREQAAQLTAQTDKFSKNSDRPVETKKMYIDRKFITYHAPSLSSGISANQHNPQTVEIKEERDGWIKIATSNGDKWTPLVEKTEVINEGFTTYAEASSSSKVMGTHNAQQVTVIEENGSWIRIRMGAGFQWVNKNQLNPVKQGNFLEGKAIIIDPGHGGVDPGHSGVKMDESAIVLDTSLRVQKLFEQKTPFTVLLTRNDDTRPGNTPGESLKKRVEFAQENKGDIFVSIHANGFNEQVEGTETFYYRSATNPNSEESRVLAEKVQKRLVQALQSNDRGVKTENFYVVKYNTMPAILAELGFIDAKGEGEKLATEEWRQRAAEAIYQGILDYYEEMGNNVSSFR, from the coding sequence ATGAAGTACAAAGCAATAGCCGCAGGTTTATTAGCAGCACATTTACTAGCACATCCAATTAGTAGTTTAGCAGAAACGAAGAAATTTCCTGATGTTTCAGATAGTGCGTGGTCGAAAGACGCAATTTATTATTTAGTAGAGAGAAATGTAATTAACGGTATGCCAGATGGTAACTTTATGCCATACGGAAATTTAACACGTGCCCAGGCAGCAAAGATTATCGCAACAGCAATTGGTGCTAAAGTAGATCCAAATGCAAAGCCGTCTTATAATGATGCAAAAAATAGTTGGGCAGCTTCATTTATTGCAGCCATGGAAAAAGAGAATATTATTAAAGGGCGAGAACCAGGAGTATTTGATCCTGAAGGAAAAGTAACTCGTGCTGAAATGGCAGCTATGCTTGTAAGAGCATATAATCTGAAAAGCAAAGTAACAGGACCAGTTCCTACAAAATTCGCTGATTTAGAGAATCATTGGGGTAAAGAAGAAGTTAATATTTTAGTAGAATTAAAACTTTCTTTAGGTACAGAGAATGGCTGGAAACCGAATGATTCTATTACGCGTGAACAAGCAGCTCAGCTTACTGCGCAAACAGATAAATTTAGCAAGAATAGTGATCGTCCAGTAGAAACAAAGAAAATGTACATAGATAGAAAATTCATTACATATCACGCACCATCATTAAGTTCTGGGATTAGTGCGAATCAGCATAATCCACAAACGGTAGAAATTAAAGAAGAACGAGATGGATGGATCAAAATTGCAACAAGTAACGGTGATAAATGGACACCTTTAGTAGAGAAAACAGAAGTTATTAATGAAGGATTCACTACTTATGCAGAAGCTTCTTCTTCGTCAAAAGTAATGGGAACACATAACGCACAGCAAGTAACTGTTATTGAAGAGAACGGCAGCTGGATTCGTATCCGCATGGGCGCTGGTTTCCAATGGGTTAATAAAAATCAATTAAATCCAGTGAAGCAAGGGAATTTCTTAGAAGGAAAAGCGATTATCATTGATCCAGGTCATGGTGGGGTTGATCCAGGGCATTCTGGTGTGAAAATGGATGAAAGTGCTATTGTATTAGATACATCTTTACGTGTACAAAAACTATTTGAACAAAAGACACCATTTACTGTTTTATTAACACGTAATGATGATACGCGTCCGGGAAATACTCCTGGTGAATCTTTGAAAAAACGTGTAGAATTTGCACAAGAAAATAAAGGTGATATTTTCGTAAGTATTCATGCAAACGGGTTTAATGAACAAGTAGAAGGAACAGAAACGTTCTACTACAGATCGGCAACAAATCCAAACTCAGAAGAAAGCCGTGTACTAGCAGAAAAAGTACAAAAACGTTTAGTACAAGCACTTCAATCAAATGATAGAGGTGTAAAGACAGAAAACTTCTATGTAGTGAAATACAATACAATGCCTGCTATTTTAGCTGAACTAGGTTTCATCGATGCTAAAGGTGAAGGTGAAAAACTAGCTACTGAAGAATGGAGACAACGTGCAGCGGAAGCGATTTATCAAGGCATTTTAGATTACTATGAAGAAATGGGTAACAACGTGTCTTCTTTCCGTTAA
- a CDS encoding TRM11 family SAM-dependent methyltransferase, with protein MNNHSKTPACIYTYAFREEERALCYLEMRSFFGMESHVNILKSDVKIDPSRSAFMKERIEVMYEGDDLESILKQVEQIDLAGATFKVIFVKINDLVGENKIEYGERRLIERDLGMHIEGEADVRNPERVFGIVPLGGRWYFGHYVESEPVWYHHIKKPHSYSTSLSTRVARSVANIAVPNPEGVRAIDPCCGIGTVVVEALSMGINIVGRDINPLVVLGTRKNIAHFGFEGTVTKGPIEEITENYDVAIIDMPYDLFTHATPEDQLSILSSARRIAKKVVVVTMETMDDMIHEAGFEITDRCITRKGSFTRQILVCE; from the coding sequence TTGAATAATCATAGTAAAACACCTGCCTGTATATATACGTATGCATTTCGTGAGGAGGAGCGTGCTTTATGTTACTTGGAAATGCGCTCGTTCTTTGGAATGGAGTCCCACGTTAATATTTTAAAAAGTGATGTCAAAATTGACCCGAGTAGAAGTGCGTTTATGAAAGAGCGAATTGAAGTTATGTATGAAGGGGACGACTTAGAAAGCATTTTAAAACAAGTGGAACAAATTGATTTGGCGGGAGCGACATTTAAAGTTATCTTCGTTAAAATCAATGACCTCGTTGGGGAGAATAAAATTGAATATGGAGAAAGACGTCTTATTGAACGAGACCTTGGCATGCATATTGAAGGAGAAGCGGATGTTCGTAATCCAGAGCGTGTATTCGGGATTGTTCCTCTTGGAGGACGCTGGTACTTCGGGCACTATGTAGAAAGCGAACCAGTTTGGTATCATCACATAAAAAAACCGCATAGTTATTCGACATCTCTTAGCACACGTGTTGCGAGATCAGTTGCAAATATCGCTGTACCAAATCCAGAGGGAGTACGAGCAATTGACCCGTGCTGCGGTATTGGAACAGTAGTAGTAGAAGCACTTTCTATGGGGATTAACATCGTTGGTAGAGATATAAATCCACTTGTAGTTCTTGGAACAAGAAAAAATATCGCACATTTCGGATTTGAAGGAACAGTAACAAAAGGACCAATCGAGGAAATTACTGAGAACTACGACGTTGCCATTATCGATATGCCGTACGACCTATTTACGCATGCCACACCAGAAGACCAGCTCTCCATTCTTTCAAGTGCGCGCCGCATCGCTAAAAAGGTAGTCGTTGTAACGATGGAGACAATGGACGACATGATCCATGAAGCAGGGTTTGAAATTACAGATCGCTGTATTACCAGAAAAGGATCATTTACTAGACAAATTCTTGTTTGTGAATAA
- a CDS encoding YflJ family protein, producing MFLYTVQSLCYGGPLDTTSLIIFNVKLLRSPTYTVQKQKGSDPMYYGTKGWYVAELKKLGVRYHEGRKLESYRGHVLRNLLIAQQEKLKEQ from the coding sequence TCCAGAGTCTATGTTATGGGGGCCCCCTTGATACAACCAGTCTTATTATTTTCAATGTAAAGTTACTTCGCTCCCCAACATATACTGTTCAAAAGCAAAAAGGAAGTGATCCAATGTACTACGGAACAAAGGGCTGGTACGTAGCTGAACTAAAAAAATTAGGCGTACGCTATCATGAAGGACGAAAATTAGAAAGTTACCGCGGACACGTATTACGCAATTTATTAATCGCACAACAAGAGAAATTAAAAGAACAGTAA